From a single Adhaeribacter swui genomic region:
- the rfbC gene encoding dTDP-4-dehydrorhamnose 3,5-epimerase, whose protein sequence is MEFKRFAIEGPVEITPRRFGDARGYFFESYSYRIFAENGITTEFVQDNQSLSQKGVLRGLHFQNPPYAQAKLVRVAAGRVLDVAVDIRKNSPTYGQHITCELDANKGNMFFVPEGFAHGFAALTDNTIFLYKCSNYYHPAAEGGLLWSDPALGIDWGITDAIISPKDVVLPTLQELNSQF, encoded by the coding sequence ATGGAATTTAAGCGCTTCGCGATAGAAGGTCCCGTTGAGATTACACCGCGCCGGTTCGGCGATGCCCGGGGTTATTTTTTTGAATCATACAGCTATCGGATTTTTGCCGAAAATGGCATTACCACCGAGTTTGTGCAGGATAATCAATCACTGTCGCAGAAAGGGGTATTACGGGGCTTGCATTTCCAAAATCCGCCTTACGCGCAAGCCAAATTGGTGCGGGTAGCGGCCGGCCGGGTTTTAGATGTAGCCGTGGATATCCGGAAAAATTCGCCTACTTACGGCCAACACATTACCTGCGAACTTGATGCCAATAAAGGAAATATGTTTTTTGTTCCGGAAGGTTTTGCGCACGGTTTTGCCGCCTTAACCGATAACACCATTTTCCTGTATAAATGCAGCAATTATTACCACCCGGCTGCCGAAGGGGGGCTTTTATGGAGCGATCCGGCCTTAGGTATTGATTGGGGCATTACCGACGCCATTATCTCGCCTAAAGATGTGGTTTTACCCACGCTGCAAGAGCTAAACTCTCAGTTTTAA
- a CDS encoding glycosyltransferase family 4 protein translates to MRIAIVINTSWNIYNFRLNLIKALQAAGHEVVAIAPPDAYSPRLEAAGCRYVPILMENKGTNPVQDMLLIKRFYAVYRQVQPDVILQYTIKPNIYGTLAARLAGIPTVNNVSGLGTVFIVRNLVSKVALSLYRLAFRFPVKVFFQNPDDRELFFHYKLVKSSITDVLPGSGINTRQFVPAPVFTRQQPFTFLMIGRVLYEKGVVEFVEASKLLKQKYPEVRCQLLGSFDEAGNVGIKKTTFMAWVNEGAIAYLGTSEDVASCILKTDCVVLPSYREGTPKTLLEAAALGKPIITTNVPGCKETVIDGQNGLLCEARNATDLAAKMEQIYLLPDQELKRMGAASRQLAVTKFDEQFVIDKYLTVVNSVAVKVR, encoded by the coding sequence ATGCGGATTGCTATTGTTATTAATACTTCCTGGAACATCTACAATTTTCGGCTGAATTTGATTAAAGCCCTGCAGGCGGCCGGGCACGAAGTAGTAGCCATAGCTCCCCCGGATGCGTACTCGCCCCGCTTAGAGGCCGCGGGTTGCCGGTACGTACCCATTCTGATGGAAAACAAAGGCACCAACCCTGTGCAGGATATGCTGTTAATTAAGCGGTTTTACGCTGTTTACCGGCAAGTACAGCCCGATGTAATTCTGCAATACACCATTAAACCCAATATTTACGGTACGCTGGCGGCCAGGTTGGCTGGCATTCCTACGGTAAATAACGTGTCGGGTTTAGGTACAGTGTTTATTGTGCGCAACCTGGTTTCTAAAGTAGCTTTAAGTTTATACCGCTTGGCTTTCCGGTTTCCGGTAAAAGTATTTTTTCAAAACCCTGATGACCGCGAATTATTCTTTCACTATAAACTTGTAAAGTCTTCCATCACAGATGTGTTACCCGGTTCGGGCATTAATACCCGCCAGTTTGTGCCGGCGCCGGTTTTTACCCGTCAACAACCCTTTACTTTTTTAATGATTGGCCGGGTACTCTACGAAAAAGGCGTAGTGGAATTTGTGGAAGCCAGTAAACTACTCAAGCAAAAATACCCGGAGGTTCGCTGTCAGTTACTCGGTAGTTTTGACGAAGCCGGCAACGTGGGAATTAAAAAGACTACGTTTATGGCCTGGGTAAATGAAGGTGCCATTGCGTATTTAGGTACTTCCGAAGACGTAGCTTCGTGCATTTTAAAAACGGATTGCGTGGTGTTGCCTTCTTACCGCGAGGGTACGCCCAAAACCTTACTCGAAGCGGCTGCGCTAGGCAAACCCATTATTACGACCAACGTGCCTGGTTGCAAAGAAACCGTAATTGATGGGCAGAACGGCTTGCTCTGCGAAGCCCGTAATGCCACCGATTTAGCCGCCAAAATGGAACAAATTTACTTACTTCCCGATCAGGAACTAAAAAGAATGGGCGCCGCCAGCCGCCAGCTCGCCGTTACCAAGTTCGACGAGCAGTTTGTCATCGATAAATATTTAACGGTGGTAAATTCGGTGGCGGTAAAAGTTCGTTGA
- the hflX gene encoding GTPase HflX, with product MAKKLHDTAKMQETAVLVAVPSKTQADEKTEEYLNELAFLTETVGAQTIKRFIQKLDKPDIRTYVGKGKLEEIKAFVTEFQIDMVIFDDDLTPSQVRNLEAELKVKIVDRSLLILDIFALRAKTAQARTQVEMAQYQYFLPRLTNLWTHLSRQKGGVGMRGPGETEIETDRRIVRDKIALLRDKLEKLDKQNYQQRKSRTEMVRVALVGYTNVGKSTLMNLLSKSEVFAENKLFATVDATVRKVVINRIPFLLSDTVGFIRKLPTRLIESFKSTLDEIREADLLVHVVDISHPGFEEHMEVVNKTLKEIDSAEKPVLLVFNKIDQYRAQEAEELNDMGEGTEKPTLEDLRQTYIAKMHNPAIFISATDRTNIDTLRDELFARVAAIHYERYPNVLPPTEEEFTTPETV from the coding sequence ATGGCTAAGAAATTACATGATACCGCTAAAATGCAGGAAACAGCGGTTTTGGTAGCAGTGCCTTCTAAAACACAAGCGGATGAAAAAACCGAAGAGTACCTGAATGAGTTGGCTTTTCTGACCGAAACAGTAGGGGCACAAACTATAAAACGTTTTATTCAAAAATTAGATAAACCCGATATCCGCACTTACGTGGGCAAGGGCAAGCTCGAAGAAATTAAAGCTTTTGTTACGGAGTTTCAGATCGACATGGTTATTTTCGACGATGACCTGACACCCTCCCAAGTGCGCAACCTGGAAGCCGAGCTGAAAGTGAAGATTGTAGACCGCAGCTTATTAATCCTGGATATTTTTGCTTTACGCGCTAAAACCGCCCAGGCCCGCACCCAGGTAGAAATGGCGCAGTACCAATACTTTTTACCCCGCTTAACCAATCTCTGGACGCACTTGTCGCGGCAAAAAGGCGGCGTGGGCATGCGGGGTCCGGGGGAAACGGAGATTGAAACTGACCGCCGGATTGTGCGGGATAAAATTGCTTTGCTCCGCGATAAACTCGAAAAACTAGATAAACAAAACTACCAACAACGCAAGTCGCGCACCGAAATGGTACGGGTAGCCCTGGTGGGTTATACCAACGTGGGTAAATCTACGCTCATGAATTTACTTTCTAAATCCGAAGTTTTTGCCGAGAACAAATTATTTGCGACGGTAGATGCTACGGTGCGCAAAGTAGTAATTAACCGCATTCCGTTTTTGCTCTCCGACACCGTAGGTTTTATCCGCAAGTTACCTACCCGTCTCATCGAAAGTTTTAAATCTACCCTCGACGAAATTCGGGAAGCTGATTTGCTGGTGCACGTGGTAGATATTTCGCACCCGGGCTTTGAAGAACACATGGAGGTGGTAAATAAAACTTTAAAAGAAATTGACTCAGCCGAAAAACCGGTGTTGCTGGTTTTTAATAAAATTGACCAATACCGTGCCCAGGAAGCCGAAGAACTAAACGACATGGGTGAAGGCACTGAAAAACCTACGCTGGAAGACTTGCGGCAAACCTACATAGCCAAAATGCATAACCCGGCTATTTTTATTTCGGCCACCGACCGGACAAATATTGATACCTTACGCGACGAGTTGTTTGCGCGGGTAGCGGCTATTCACTACGAACGTTACCCCAACGTGCTTCCACCCACCGAAGAAGAATTTACAACGCCCGAAACAGTATAA
- a CDS encoding SixA phosphatase family protein has product MKTLYLLRHAKSSWEFEELSDHDRPLNKRGRHDAPLMGRELASHEISLDLIVSSSAVRALTTASLVAKELEYDTEEIVINEGIYEADTPGLLTIIKQTPDNLDTVMLVGHNPEITELANLLSPEHLASMPTAAVVGLRFNCEAWAEISQENAALVLYDFPKNHI; this is encoded by the coding sequence ATGAAAACCTTATACCTGCTACGCCACGCCAAATCGAGTTGGGAATTTGAGGAATTAAGCGATCACGACCGGCCCTTAAACAAACGGGGCCGGCACGATGCGCCTTTAATGGGCCGGGAATTAGCTTCGCACGAAATTAGTCTGGATTTAATTGTTTCTAGTTCGGCGGTGCGGGCGCTTACTACAGCCTCGCTGGTGGCCAAAGAACTGGAGTACGACACCGAAGAAATTGTTATAAACGAAGGTATTTACGAAGCCGATACGCCGGGGCTTTTAACCATTATTAAACAAACGCCCGATAACCTGGATACCGTAATGCTGGTGGGTCACAATCCGGAAATTACCGAATTAGCCAATCTTTTATCGCCCGAACACCTTGCCAGTATGCCTACCGCAGCAGTGGTGGGCCTGCGGTTTAACTGCGAAGCCTGGGCCGAAATCAGTCAGGAAAACGCGGCGTTGGTACTCTACGATTTTCCGAAAAACCACATATAA
- the ppk1 gene encoding polyphosphate kinase 1 — protein MEKNKKILSRELSWLAFNHRVLQEAQDITVPLLERIQFMAIFSSNLDEYFKVRVATLKRLIQFKKSDRQKLTQDPSEELDQVLTEVAHQQEELGETFRNQIVPALQAEKIFIINEKTIKPDQEEFVRDYFTRKVQPLLAPVILTSDINFLFLKDQVLYLLIELTKPKQPAATAILEVPTKQHGGRFVKLPTSHKERFVLFLDDVIRYNLAQLFPDYKVAKAYAIKISRDAELDIEEEVSDNLMAKIKRSLKKRETGYPSRLLYDSTMPKNLQDTICRLIGVTSEELIKGSRYHNFRDFFGFPDFDLPHLKYPPQPTLAHPQLHGIKKLFPLIRQQDFLVHYPYQSFDYVLQFLNEAAKDPAVTTVSVTLYRVADKSKVAKALVKAAKRGKRVTAVIELKARFDEESNIYWARKLEKAGATVVVGLPGYKVHSKLCLITRQEKNGPVQYAYLSTGNFNEKTSRIYADHGLFTSDTRLTKEVESVFQYLLDRNPENKQFRHLLVAPFNMRARFIQSINQEIRNAKKGLPAYIIAKMNSLQDEAMILKLYEASAAGVRVDLIVRGICCLNPGVKNLSENITVRSIVDRYLEHARVFIFANNGEEKMYISSADWMTRNLSRRVEVGFPIFDNVLQQEIRHLIDLQLQDNVKARNPKNQYLGSGASAETRSQYTTYTYLEKLEEQIPPPSKSK, from the coding sequence ATGGAAAAAAATAAAAAAATTTTGAGCCGAGAACTAAGCTGGCTGGCTTTTAACCACCGGGTATTACAAGAAGCCCAAGATATTACCGTGCCTTTATTGGAACGCATCCAGTTTATGGCCATATTTTCTTCGAACCTCGACGAGTATTTTAAAGTACGCGTAGCCACGCTCAAACGCCTGATTCAGTTTAAGAAAAGCGATCGCCAAAAATTAACCCAGGACCCCAGCGAAGAACTAGACCAGGTTTTAACCGAAGTAGCCCACCAGCAAGAAGAATTAGGAGAAACGTTCCGGAACCAGATTGTACCGGCCTTACAAGCCGAAAAGATTTTTATTATCAACGAAAAAACCATCAAGCCTGATCAGGAAGAATTTGTGCGGGATTACTTTACCCGGAAAGTACAGCCTTTACTCGCCCCGGTAATACTCACATCCGATATAAATTTCCTTTTTTTAAAAGACCAGGTACTTTACTTATTAATTGAGCTTACCAAACCGAAGCAACCCGCTGCCACGGCCATTTTGGAGGTACCCACCAAGCAACACGGGGGTCGGTTTGTAAAATTACCAACAAGCCATAAAGAGCGCTTTGTTTTATTTCTGGATGATGTAATCCGGTACAATTTAGCGCAACTGTTTCCGGATTATAAGGTAGCCAAAGCCTACGCCATAAAAATTTCGCGCGACGCCGAGCTGGACATTGAAGAAGAAGTGTCGGATAATTTAATGGCTAAAATTAAGCGCAGCTTAAAAAAACGCGAAACCGGTTATCCTTCGCGGTTGCTCTACGACAGCACCATGCCAAAAAACTTGCAGGATACCATTTGCCGGTTAATAGGCGTTACGTCCGAAGAATTAATAAAAGGCAGCCGCTACCATAATTTTCGGGACTTTTTTGGCTTTCCGGATTTTGATTTGCCCCATTTAAAATACCCGCCGCAGCCCACCTTGGCACACCCACAGCTGCACGGGATTAAAAAATTATTCCCGCTAATTCGCCAGCAAGATTTCCTGGTGCATTACCCGTATCAGTCGTTTGATTACGTATTGCAGTTTCTAAACGAAGCCGCCAAAGATCCGGCGGTTACTACGGTTAGTGTAACCTTGTACCGGGTAGCCGATAAATCAAAAGTAGCCAAAGCGCTGGTAAAGGCCGCTAAACGAGGCAAAAGAGTAACCGCCGTCATTGAGCTAAAAGCTCGCTTCGATGAAGAATCGAACATTTACTGGGCACGCAAGCTGGAAAAAGCCGGTGCCACCGTAGTGGTGGGTTTACCGGGTTATAAAGTTCATAGCAAATTATGTTTAATAACCCGGCAAGAGAAAAACGGCCCGGTGCAATACGCGTATTTAAGTACCGGTAATTTTAACGAAAAAACTTCGCGCATTTACGCCGACCACGGTTTATTTACCAGCGACACGCGCTTAACCAAAGAAGTAGAAAGCGTATTTCAGTATTTACTGGACCGCAACCCCGAAAACAAACAATTCCGGCATTTGCTGGTGGCTCCCTTTAACATGCGCGCCCGCTTCATTCAATCTATTAACCAGGAAATTAGGAATGCGAAGAAAGGATTGCCCGCCTACATTATAGCCAAGATGAACTCCCTGCAGGACGAGGCCATGATCTTAAAACTGTACGAAGCCAGTGCTGCCGGCGTGCGCGTGGATTTGATTGTGCGGGGAATTTGCTGTTTAAACCCGGGAGTAAAAAATTTAAGCGAAAACATTACCGTGCGCAGCATTGTTGACCGTTACCTGGAGCACGCCCGGGTATTTATCTTTGCGAATAACGGCGAAGAAAAAATGTACATTTCCTCGGCCGATTGGATGACGCGTAATTTAAGCCGCCGGGTAGAAGTAGGATTTCCTATTTTCGATAACGTTTTGCAGCAAGAAATCCGGCACTTGATTGACTTGCAACTGCAGGATAACGTAAAAGCCCGCAATCCCAAAAATCAATACCTGGGTTCCGGGGCTTCCGCCGAAACCCGTTCGCAGTACACCACCTATACCTACCTGGAAAAATTAGAAGAACAAATTCCACCTCCTTCTAAATCAAAGTAA
- a CDS encoding methyltransferase family protein, producing the protein MPLREEFEISGNWLFRRRGWLPMLLFPFAIALLYFYRDFTYACVTSTFWSTVCLLVSLLGLLVRALTVGHTPKGTSGRNTEKQVADCLNHTGVYSVVRHPLYLGNFLMWLGLFLFIGIWWFVIICVLVFWLYYERIMFAEEEFLRRSYSQAYETWASQTPAFLPRLSGWQASTLPFSLRNVLKREYNGLLALVVSFTLLNAMSHLFMHQQLQVDVFWQIVFGLGVVIFIILKSLKKYTHVLEIAGR; encoded by the coding sequence ATGCCTTTAAGAGAAGAATTTGAAATTTCCGGTAACTGGTTATTCCGGCGGCGTGGTTGGTTGCCCATGTTACTTTTCCCGTTTGCTATTGCCTTACTTTATTTTTACCGCGATTTTACCTACGCCTGCGTTACCAGTACTTTTTGGAGTACAGTCTGTTTACTAGTATCCTTGCTGGGTTTGCTGGTACGCGCTCTTACTGTGGGGCACACGCCCAAAGGCACCTCCGGCCGCAATACCGAAAAACAAGTAGCCGATTGTTTAAACCATACGGGAGTTTATTCGGTGGTACGGCACCCTTTGTATTTAGGTAATTTTTTAATGTGGCTGGGCTTGTTCTTGTTTATTGGCATCTGGTGGTTTGTAATTATCTGCGTGCTAGTATTTTGGCTGTATTACGAACGCATTATGTTTGCCGAAGAAGAGTTTTTACGCCGCAGCTACTCGCAAGCTTATGAAACCTGGGCCAGCCAAACACCGGCGTTTTTACCGCGTTTATCGGGCTGGCAGGCTTCTACCCTGCCCTTTTCGCTGCGTAACGTGCTTAAACGCGAGTACAATGGTTTACTGGCCCTGGTAGTTTCTTTTACCTTGCTAAATGCCATGAGCCACTTATTTATGCATCAGCAATTGCAAGTAGATGTATTCTGGCAAATTGTTTTTGGACTCGGCGTTGTAATTTTCATCATCCTAAAATCCCTTAAAAAGTACACCCACGTCCTCGAAATTGCCGGACGTTAG
- a CDS encoding metallophosphoesterase codes for MSKIITGVLFCWLTLFLVPSCTVHKPYYNREAANWQQNTPPPANQLAYSIFLIGDVGAPAKNPLEPSLNLLRAQLQAAGEKSAVVFLGDNIYSYGLTEPGSPGRKTDEERIRTQLDILQGYRGEKYMIPGNHDWAQGRPGGLQSVIRQEVYVEEYLKDSTFVSGGNFFVPDEGCPGPYEVFLQENLVLIALNSQWWLQTEERPYGPNNYCNVADEAEVLVQLEDIINRNSGKNIMVVGHHPLQSNGVHGGNFRVLDHIFPLLELNPYLFIPMPVVGSIYPWARRYGGISQDISYPKYQAYANGLMEIFKKYPNVVYAAGHEHNLQHFKNGNVHTIVSGSGCKTQYLKLGGGNAQFGHEAKGYAIVNYYTNGESWLEFWEPQGNGNQGQLMYRTKLYQQQDAAPLKPVENVVARPSFKDSSITIAANPKLYGAGQTKQFLLGTHYRQEWATPVKMPLLDLQTEQNGLIPYRLGGGKQTASLRLRNEAGREFSLRSVNKNPAQILPSSMRQTLVRDVLQDQISAQHPYGALILPVLAEAASVYHVNPKLVYVPDDPLLGKYLENFKNQVAILEENPDEDHRNVASLGYAKNLVGTDKVLERKQQDNDNTVDEVSFARARLFDMLIGDWDRHEGQWRWVERKGDGERIFEPVPKDRDVVFFKADGFIPYLITRKWAVRNIQNFDYTYKDYIGLNLTAQSADRTFLASVTKEQWLAEAEKIKKNVTDAVIEQAVAQWPAEIAKLSGAEIAAKLKSRRDLLPQLAAVYYAFLARTVDVAGSDKRERFIVNRLNNDQTQVIVNNIRKNGTIGRLVYDRTFNTNETKEIRLYGLGGDDVFKVNGQVQKGIRVRIIGGSDCDSITDNSVVSGLVRKTLVYDTKAGNYFNFGPETKNETKNYKEVNRYDRTEQQTPYIGPRLSFAYNPDDKFFIGAGLIYRTHKFRKEPYATEHRVGANYSFARAAYNVRYDGDFKAVFSQYDVGLQAYVYGPQLLYNFFGEGNKTPADLDQVKDYRVRFSRLYFSPTINKNIFSFLKFGIGPQYDHFRIDSAASGQQARQLVQTNAEVQGAFDKNDYLGLRLFLNLEAVSNPVNPYIGIKFLNEVSFNRELGRNQLRYTNVNSQVVFYLTPDFPFQLTWAGRLGAAHNFGDYRFYQANTLGGTTNLRGFNRTRFAGRSTVYANAEARIQLFRFNLYLFPGKFGTLLFYDTGRVFADNDASNKLFRGLHYGYGVGAWVDILNKAVFSGTYSIGGEAHYFNLTYGFLF; via the coding sequence ATGAGTAAAATTATTACAGGTGTTCTTTTTTGCTGGCTTACGCTTTTTCTTGTACCTTCTTGTACTGTTCATAAACCTTATTATAACCGCGAAGCAGCCAATTGGCAGCAAAACACCCCGCCGCCGGCTAACCAACTGGCTTATTCTATTTTCTTAATCGGCGATGTAGGTGCTCCCGCTAAAAACCCGCTGGAACCGTCGTTAAACCTGTTGCGTGCGCAATTGCAGGCAGCCGGCGAAAAAAGTGCCGTGGTTTTTTTGGGCGATAATATTTACTCGTATGGCCTTACCGAACCCGGTAGCCCCGGCCGCAAAACCGATGAAGAACGCATCCGCACCCAACTGGATATTTTGCAAGGCTACCGTGGCGAAAAGTATATGATTCCGGGCAACCACGATTGGGCCCAGGGCCGGCCCGGCGGACTGCAATCGGTAATCCGGCAAGAAGTATATGTAGAAGAATACCTGAAAGATTCTACGTTTGTGAGTGGCGGTAATTTTTTTGTGCCCGACGAAGGTTGCCCCGGTCCGTACGAAGTTTTTTTACAGGAAAATTTAGTGCTTATCGCCTTAAACTCGCAGTGGTGGCTGCAAACCGAAGAACGCCCTTACGGCCCTAACAATTACTGCAACGTAGCCGACGAAGCCGAAGTCCTGGTGCAACTGGAAGACATTATCAATCGCAACAGCGGCAAAAACATTATGGTAGTGGGCCACCATCCGCTGCAAAGTAATGGTGTTCACGGCGGCAATTTCCGGGTGCTCGACCATATTTTTCCGCTGTTAGAATTAAATCCGTATTTGTTCATTCCGATGCCGGTGGTTGGGTCTATTTACCCTTGGGCCCGGCGCTACGGCGGCATTAGTCAGGATATTTCTTACCCCAAATACCAGGCTTACGCGAACGGTTTAATGGAAATTTTTAAAAAATACCCCAACGTGGTGTATGCCGCCGGGCACGAACATAATTTGCAGCATTTTAAAAACGGCAATGTGCACACCATCGTGAGTGGCTCGGGCTGTAAAACCCAATACTTGAAACTAGGCGGCGGCAATGCCCAATTCGGGCACGAAGCCAAAGGCTACGCCATCGTAAATTATTACACCAACGGCGAATCCTGGCTCGAGTTCTGGGAACCCCAAGGCAACGGCAACCAAGGCCAGCTCATGTACCGCACCAAGCTGTACCAGCAACAAGATGCTGCTCCTCTAAAACCAGTTGAAAATGTGGTGGCCCGACCTAGTTTTAAAGATAGCAGCATTACCATAGCAGCTAATCCCAAACTGTACGGCGCTGGCCAAACCAAGCAATTTTTATTAGGAACACATTACCGGCAGGAGTGGGCTACCCCCGTAAAAATGCCCTTGTTGGATTTGCAAACCGAACAAAACGGCCTGATACCGTACCGCTTAGGTGGCGGCAAGCAAACCGCTTCTTTGCGGCTACGCAACGAGGCCGGCCGGGAATTTTCGTTGCGGTCAGTTAACAAAAATCCTGCGCAAATCTTGCCCAGCAGCATGCGCCAAACCTTAGTCCGCGATGTGCTGCAAGATCAAATTTCGGCGCAACACCCGTACGGCGCCTTAATTTTACCCGTTCTGGCCGAAGCAGCTAGCGTATACCACGTTAACCCGAAATTAGTGTACGTACCCGACGATCCCTTGCTGGGTAAATACCTGGAAAATTTTAAAAACCAGGTAGCAATTTTGGAAGAAAATCCTGACGAAGACCACCGCAACGTGGCTAGTTTAGGTTACGCTAAAAATCTGGTGGGCACCGATAAAGTGCTCGAACGCAAGCAACAGGATAATGACAATACCGTGGATGAAGTAAGTTTTGCCCGCGCCCGCTTGTTTGATATGCTCATCGGCGACTGGGACCGGCACGAAGGCCAGTGGCGCTGGGTAGAACGTAAAGGCGATGGCGAACGAATTTTTGAACCGGTACCTAAAGACCGGGATGTGGTGTTTTTCAAAGCTGATGGTTTTATTCCTTACCTTATTACCCGGAAGTGGGCTGTCCGAAATATCCAAAATTTTGATTACACTTATAAGGATTACATCGGGTTGAATTTAACGGCCCAAAGTGCTGATCGTACTTTTTTAGCCTCAGTAACTAAAGAACAATGGCTGGCCGAAGCCGAAAAAATTAAAAAAAACGTAACCGATGCCGTAATTGAACAAGCCGTAGCGCAATGGCCCGCCGAAATAGCAAAACTATCCGGTGCCGAAATTGCTGCCAAGCTCAAATCCCGCCGCGATTTACTGCCTCAACTGGCCGCCGTTTATTACGCATTTTTGGCCAGAACCGTAGATGTAGCCGGCAGCGATAAACGCGAACGCTTTATCGTGAACCGCTTAAATAATGACCAAACCCAGGTAATTGTAAATAATATTCGTAAAAACGGAACCATTGGTCGGCTGGTATACGATCGTACTTTTAATACTAACGAAACCAAAGAAATTCGCTTGTATGGCTTGGGCGGCGACGATGTGTTTAAAGTAAACGGACAGGTGCAAAAAGGTATTCGGGTACGCATAATTGGCGGCAGCGACTGTGACTCGATAACGGATAACTCCGTGGTAAGCGGCTTAGTCCGTAAAACCCTGGTTTACGATACTAAAGCCGGCAATTACTTTAATTTTGGCCCCGAAACTAAAAACGAAACCAAAAACTACAAAGAAGTAAACCGCTACGACCGCACGGAGCAGCAAACGCCTTACATCGGCCCCCGGCTTTCGTTTGCCTATAACCCCGACGATAAATTTTTTATAGGAGCTGGTTTAATTTACCGCACACATAAATTCCGGAAAGAACCGTACGCTACCGAGCACCGGGTAGGAGCAAATTATTCTTTTGCCCGGGCGGCGTATAATGTGCGCTATGATGGCGATTTTAAAGCTGTTTTCTCGCAGTACGATGTAGGATTGCAGGCTTATGTGTACGGCCCTCAGTTACTGTATAACTTTTTTGGCGAAGGCAACAAGACGCCGGCCGATTTAGATCAAGTAAAAGATTACCGGGTGCGGTTCTCCCGTCTGTATTTTTCGCCTACCATCAACAAAAATATATTTAGTTTTTTAAAATTTGGGATTGGTCCGCAATACGATCATTTCCGGATTGATTCGGCCGCTTCGGGGCAGCAAGCGCGGCAGTTAGTGCAAACCAACGCCGAAGTACAAGGTGCTTTTGATAAGAACGATTACCTGGGTTTACGCTTATTTCTAAATCTGGAGGCTGTTAGTAATCCGGTTAACCCCTACATCGGCATAAAGTTTTTAAACGAAGTAAGTTTTAACCGTGAGCTGGGGCGCAACCAATTGCGCTATACCAATGTGAATTCTCAGGTAGTCTTTTATCTCACCCCGGATTTTCCGTTTCAGCTTACCTGGGCAGGGCGGTTAGGCGCGGCGCATAATTTCGGCGATTACCGGTTTTACCAGGCTAACACCTTGGGGGGCACTACCAACCTGCGCGGCTTTAACCGTACGCGTTTTGCCGGCCGCAGCACCGTGTATGCCAACGCCGAGGCGCGTATTCAATTGTTCCGGTTTAATTTGTACTTGTTCCCGGGAAAATTTGGTACGCTGTTGTTTTACGATACCGGCCGGGTTTTCGCAGATAACGATGCTTCCAACAAATTATTCCGGGGTTTGCACTACGGCTACGGGGTAGGCGCCTGGGTTGATATTTTAAACAAAGCCGTGTTTTCCGGCACCTACTCCATCGGCGGCGAAGCCCATTATTTTAATTTAACTTACGGCTTTTTGTTTTGA